In Haloarcula ordinaria, the genomic window TGAACGACCGCTCCGAACCGGACTCGAGGACTGCCGCGATACGCTCGGGATTCTCGACGGCGACGTTAGAGCCGTTTACGAGGAGGCGGACGTCACGGATCTCGTTCGTCTCGCCGTTGGTCACGTTGACCGACACCTCTGTTTCGCCACCGACCTTCGGATTCTGTGCCCGCACGTTCAGTCCCGGACCATCGCCGCCGACGACGACGGTCAGGGGGTACTCGCGCCGGACGTAGTCGCCGTCGGGCATCCGTCCGGTAGCGTACACGCGGAGGTTCTTCACGCCGGGATCGTCGAACGAGAGCGTCAGTGGGACCGTCAAACTCCGGCCGCCACTCACGGTTCCGATGTTCTCTACTCGCGCTCTGTCGTTGGCACTACCCGCCGGTCGGACGTATACGTCCGTTATCTTCACCGCTTTCGACTCGTTCGTCGAGCTTCGAACAGTCGTCCTGACCTCTACCAGCTGGCCGGGGGCCGGCTGTTCGGTCGAAAGTGTCACGTTAGTGATGGCGATGTTGGATTCGGCCGACACTGTCTCCACAGCGATTGGAGCGACTGTGACGAGGAGTAACGTGAGGACGATCACGGACCAAATCGATGCTGGAGACCGCGTTCGCACCGACCCGATCATCTGTGCGATGCTAGTGGAGGGGCTTGATTGGGGACCATTCCGTTCCCCGTTCTCTCCAATAGATATTAACTCTGGTGATATGTAACAATCGTGTCTGCTACGCCTGTGTAGCCGTCCATCCTACACAGACTCTGTCGCGACGGATATCCGTGTATGACTCCGCTGGCGAATGTGTGACATATCAGACGCCAACCGGGACAGACAGTGCCGATGGTTCCTGCTCGAACGCTGTGGGTCGAAGTCGAAACGGTACGTCGGTCCACCGGAGCCAAATCAAGCAATATCTGGCGACTCACCACAGGGTTGACATCCTCCCCGCGCTAAAGGCCGAGGATTCCCGAGCGTTGGGATATTACGGTTCGCAACCCACCTGTTCCCTCGGGTGAAACGACCCGGAGGTTTGGTTGAACAGGTAGGCTACTGGTCGTGCCAAACGACCGTTACTCATATCCTCCGTAGGAGGACTCTGAGTTATCTTTCTGCGAATGTTCACCGCGCCGTTCACGTCCGCGTTCATCGTCGTACCGCACGACTCGCAGACGTACAACCCACGTTCCACGCGGTTCGCGTCACGCTTCCGCCCACAACACGAACACGTCTTGCTCGTGTCTCGCTCGCTCTTGCGGTCTACGGGGATACCGTGCTCTTCGGCTTTGTATTCGAGCAACCGGGTGAAGCGGTCGAACTCCCAGCCGTGGAGTTTCTTGTTCCCGCGCTTCCCCCAGTTCCGCGTGTCACCGTTCTCATTCTCTCGAATCTCGCTCAAGTCACCAATGGCGATGCAACCAACTTCGTGGTTGATGCACTGCTCTACGATGTGTTTGGCGAGGGCGTGCAGGAAGTGGTCTTTCCGACGCGAGAGTTTCTGACGGGCGCGAAGCGCCCGGCTTGACGGGCCGTTCTCTCCCTCGGTGTCGTACTCGTCGCGGGTGAAGTAGTGCTTGTCCTGTTTCAGCACGTTCCCCGGATACAACTCCGCATCACCGTCGTCGTAGGCGATGGCGAGGTAGTTCGTGATGCCGAGGTCGATGCCCGCCGTGTTGTCACCGGGGGCATCCTCAACGGGTATTTTGACCTTGCAGACGAGGTGAAGTTCCCAACGGTCACCGTTCCAGACAGCACGCACTTGCTGGATGTTCTCCACGGTCACGTCCGGGCGTGTCTCGTACTCGCAGAGGATGAAGTCCGAGCGGTGGGTCTTCAGGTTGAAGCCCTTGCTTAGACGAAGTTGGTTGTGCTTGGAATCGTGCTTGATACCCTTCTGCTTCCACGTGACGGTGGAGCGCGGGTGTTCGTCGCCGTGTTTGCGGTAGCCGGGTGGGTTGGGGTCCTCGTCTCCGCGTTGGCGTGCTTTGTACCAACTGGTGAACGACTCAGCAAGCTCTTCGAGAACTCGCTGACTTGACTGAGAATGTAGGTCACTGTATCGTTCGTGTTCCTTGAGTTCGGATTTGAGTTCGCCGTCGTCGGGGATTTCCCCGTCGTCGTCCCATCGACCTTGCGTGTAGTATCGGGCGACGTTCCACAGTTTGGATGCGGAGAACCCGCACTCGTCGAGGTCGCCGCTCACCTGTTGGTGATTGACGATTTTCGCTCGAAATGTGCGAGTTGTCTCCAGCATCGTACTGTGTCCATAACTAGTTATGAATGATTTCAGATTAATAGTAACGACTGAGCGTGGAATATCCATCAATGCCATCGAGCGTGGTTAGTGGAGGAGTTGTCGGCTGTATCCCCGCCCTGAAGGGCGGGGTTTTAGCCTTGCAACTTCCATAACCGCAACGGACACTCCCTGTGCAGCGAGTTCTGTTGCAGCGACACGTCCGATACCGCTCGTCCCACCAGTCAGTACCACAACGCGCGGAGTCCCTATGCTGGCTGTCACGTGTCGTTGCAAGATTCAACCGGCAGGTCCGAGTCGATTTCGGTTAGGGGGTGTTCGAATCACGTCGGTGTGCTACTACAGGCGGTAGTTACTTTTGCCACGGTTGAACACATCGAACTATGACAGACTTACAACAGTATGGACTCTCCGCGATTGATCTCGATGGAAACCAGTATACTGTCGAGCAGACTGGGCGCGATAAGAACTTTCGCCCCGAGTATGAAGCGAGAGACGTTACGGGTGATACGCTTTTTCGTACCACGTACCAGATGTACGAGGGAAAAGACGAGTTTCCCTTCGTCGATGCCGACGGGACTGAGATCTGTCGTGTGAAAGCGATCGATACGTGGGACATTGCTGGCGATTATCTCCTCACGGATAGCCGTACCGACGAAGAACTCGTTATCCTCGACAATGACCTGTCATTGTTGCAAGACACGTGGCGACTCCGCGATGTCGACGATGAATCGCTGCTTGCTGAGATTAGCTCACGTGGTGCACTCATTACCCTCGCACGGAAATTCCTGCCAGTCGGTCAAGGGATCGCCCACCAGTACGAGATAACCGAATCAGAAGGCAATCCAGTCGGCTCAATCGAGGGCGAATTCGCGCTGTTTGGCTTCGATCAGTACGAGATTAGTCTTACCGATACGAGTTCGATCCCGACAGAGCCAATCGTGATCGCCGCGATCGTAATCGATGCGATTCAAGGAAATTGAATCCCCAGCACAATTCCGGATTCACGAGACGATCCCTTGGACGTAGATGTGTGCGTACGCACTTGCCCACACGATCGAGAGGAGTTCACCGGCACTCGAAGAAATCACATGCAATACAGGGTGTACCAGCGTCAATCCCGTTTCGAGGCCGGGGAGAACTGTTGGTAAATATAGGCTGAGTGCACTTCCAATAGCGATGACGACGATGAGGACGAACTTTCGTCGGTAGTCCGTCGTGATGCGCCAGCTCACTCGGAGTGATTTGAGAGGACCATACTGGCCGATGACGCACGCCTCGGGCGCGAACCAGAACTTGAACAGGAGAAATAGAAACGGCACGGCAAACATTATCCCGCCGACCGCTGCAGCGACGGGAAAACTGACCATCTCAACCGGCGTGACGGGGAGCACACCGACCAGAAGGAAGAGTGGAAGCGACACGAAGAACGGGATCGTCATCACCGAAAACACGATGATAAGGATAACGCCGACTAGCGCCGGAGTCCGGGCAATGCTTCGACGCAGTCCCTCGCGTATCGTGACGGGCTCGCCCGATAGTTCGCCGGCGACGATCGTTCCCACGTAAGCGCGAATCGAGATGATGAACGCGAACGCAGTCAGGGCCTCGACCACGCCGATCGCGGGCAGTGGGAGTACATTGATGCTATCGGTCTCAAGAAGGCGGTTGGCGAGGATAATGACGCCAGCGAAGGCGAGGATCGATGGGTAGGATCGAAACAAGCGAACGGACCAGACGAGCGCGTCGAGGACGGTCCGATTGGTGGTGGTGGTCTCGATGTTGCGGCATTCGAGACAGCCACACCCATCGACATCGTCTCGGGCCTTGATCGTCGGTGCCATGTCACGCGTGGTTGTGTCGGCGGGGGTAGAACCCCTTCGGCTCGGTGTGTCGGTATGTTCGCTCATTCGGCAGTAACGAACTGGGAGATGGATTCGCCAGCCGCGAGCAGAATCGACGGAGGACCAAGCAGCGAGGCGAAGGACTTGAACGCGCGCTTGAGACTCGGCCGATCGTCCTCGGTACCGAGAAAAAGGAGCGTGGGATCCCCGGACACGACGAAGACGCTCATCTCACGGCCCTTCTCCGAATAGCAGGTGTCAGTGACTTCGATCACGCCGGCTGCTTCGAGATTCTCCAAGTGGTAATGGACGTTCTGCACGCTCTGGTCGAGTTGGTCAGCGATCCGCGACGGCGTCGCTGGCGTTTCGTTGAGCAGCCGAAATATCTCGTAGGCGGTCTCGGAGGACAATGCTTCGATCACGTCTCGCGTCGTGTCGTCGTCGAGACTCAGGACAGCTGGGGTATCGCTTCGTTCGACGGTGGCGTCCGTTTGTGTCGGAAGGATTTGTGGCATAGTGGGGTTAGGTTCTGTGAATGGCGGTTGCGGGGGATCTGGTTCGATCGGTGGCTAGTCGAAACTATCGTTCGTAATTGTTGGTAGGTCTTTATGTTGATTTCGGGGCGGTTGGTGAGACAGCGATTAATCGCATGTAGTAGGCCGTGTACACGGTATAGAAGTACGCGAAGCCGACCGCGGAAAGAGCAATCCCAATCGGGAGCAGGACAGCGACCGGAATCCCGAGGTCAATCGGTAACACGTCAGTTGGACCAGCGCTCGTCATCGTAAACTGGAGATAGTATTCGGGGATGAAAAAGACGTTCAGCAGGACGAGCCACACCAATGAGAATCCAGCGACACTTTTCAGGTTCGAGCGAACGAGCCCAACGCTTCTCCGGAACGCATCAGTAACGCTCTCGTTTTCGATGACGATTGCAGTGTCGTAAAACTGCACGAACATAATGACAACGAGGATCGACACCAGCCAGATAAGCAGGGAGATGACGCCTGCGACGAACGCAGCCATCTCGTGAATCGCAGCGAGCGCCATCGACCCGATACCGAGAACGAACCCAACGAGTCCGAGTCCGATAGCTGTTCCAAGGACGAGCAGCACGAACAACACAGTTGCGAGTAGCAGTCGGAGGTAATGTGCCCGGGCGGCAGTGAAAAAGCCGCTGAGAGACGGGTCTGTTCCGTCTATCGCCGCTCGGGCAGTGCCGAGGAACCCGCCGAGAACGAACGGGAAGACGATCAGCCAGGCGAGCGACACGCCTGCCGAGAGGAGTGGTGATTCAATCAGATGATCGACGTATTGTAGCTGGCTGGCGGCCCCGACAAGGAGGCCGGCGACGAGCAGGACTGGATTCGCACGGAGGGCGGTGAATCCATCTTTGAATGCGGAGACTGTGACCATCGTATCTACGGATTGCCGCTGTCACATATTAGGTCGAACGTAGTATCAAAACTAGATTTAACCATTTTGAGCCCCCTCTAACGCCTGTTTCGTGAACACGGTGCAAAGCACAGTTTCGGTTTTAGCTATCGGGGTCTTGAAGCATCCCGCCCAGCGATAACTGGCTACTCGTGATAATACGTCAGTATCGTATATTGTTCGAACCGTTCCGTGAGATAGAATTGTTTCGAACCCTACCGGTGGTCGGTAGACGTAGCAAATGAGTGCTCAATATTCTCGACGGACACTGTTGACGACACTCGGGGCAGCGGGAGTCACTAGTGTCGCCGGCTGTCTCGCGTCGGGTGATAGTCGCTTTCGATTGAGTGCGTATCCGACAGAAGATCCGTACGAGGCGTTCCTACAGGCAGATCCGACGGGACAGCGAGCACAGTTCGCTATCGATTACCCTGACGAGTACAAGCGTACCGTCTACGACGAACTGCTTGCGAGTGGCTCGGTTACGGTGCTGAACTATCAGTTGGCCTACGAGTACGAATTTGGCTCCGAGCAACGGGAACGCCCTCAGTTCGCTACTGACGGCGATCAGTACTACCGGATCCACGTCGAGACGGTCCACACTGTCGAACGAGACTGGTGGGAATTCTATCTCGACTTACAGGACTCGGAACAGCCCGACAGTACTAATCCGGTAACAGTACCGGTCACGTCACTGTCCAATCGTGACCAGCAGATACTACAGCAGGCTATGGAAGCCGCCGCCGCGGATAGAGACCCAGCCATCGATGTCGGTGATCAGGAGCCCGGTTCACGCGGCGTCACATATCACCATCTACTCAATTCCGAAGCCAGCGACCTCGTTCCATCACCCCCGTTCGAATATCTCCAACACAACGATCATTTATTCCAAGCCCAGGCCGAGCAGAATGCGATCTCCGTTACTGAACGAACGTTCTCAGCCGAGGAAATCGGGGAGTCACGATCCGAATACAAGCAACACGTACGCGAAACCGTTCTCGAAGTCGACTTTTCGACGGTTTCGCTCTCAAGTGAAGCAACGGACGTACTCGACACGGCAACGGACGGGCGACCAGTCTCAGGGTTCTATGAAGAGTCGCCACCACTGTCGGACGGACTCGACACAGTCCTCACGCAGCTCAACGCCGCCGATCACGTACGGGACCACAGCGATTATGCAGAATATACGACGTTTCCGAATCTGTACGCGATCTACG contains:
- a CDS encoding RNA-guided endonuclease InsQ/TnpB family protein, translating into MLETTRTFRAKIVNHQQVSGDLDECGFSASKLWNVARYYTQGRWDDDGEIPDDGELKSELKEHERYSDLHSQSSQRVLEELAESFTSWYKARQRGDEDPNPPGYRKHGDEHPRSTVTWKQKGIKHDSKHNQLRLSKGFNLKTHRSDFILCEYETRPDVTVENIQQVRAVWNGDRWELHLVCKVKIPVEDAPGDNTAGIDLGITNYLAIAYDDGDAELYPGNVLKQDKHYFTRDEYDTEGENGPSSRALRARQKLSRRKDHFLHALAKHIVEQCINHEVGCIAIGDLSEIRENENGDTRNWGKRGNKKLHGWEFDRFTRLLEYKAEEHGIPVDRKSERDTSKTCSCCGRKRDANRVERGLYVCESCGTTMNADVNGAVNIRRKITQSPPTEDMSNGRLARPVAYLFNQTSGSFHPREQVGCEP
- a CDS encoding ArsR/SmtB family transcription factor, with the protein product MPQILPTQTDATVERSDTPAVLSLDDDTTRDVIEALSSETAYEIFRLLNETPATPSRIADQLDQSVQNVHYHLENLEAAGVIEVTDTCYSEKGREMSVFVVSGDPTLLFLGTEDDRPSLKRAFKSFASLLGPPSILLAAGESISQFVTAE